From the Bacillota bacterium genome, one window contains:
- a CDS encoding flagellar protein — translation MNVRGPLDPGIEHSVDRLRGVPSLTGRSASRGREGAVAAAPGSFARVLAETVAGLRISEHARQRLCSAGMGAHDLEAVGRAVEKLAAHGGRESLVMYKDAAFLVSVRNRTLITVVPAHRMREQIFTNIDSAAFVSSEDNSSGAGPAWEATGERRA, via the coding sequence ATGAACGTCCGGGGGCCGCTTGATCCTGGCATCGAGCATTCCGTCGACCGCCTGCGCGGTGTGCCTTCCCTCACCGGTCGCAGTGCGAGCCGGGGGCGGGAAGGTGCGGTTGCGGCAGCTCCGGGGTCCTTCGCCCGCGTGCTAGCCGAGACCGTGGCCGGGCTGCGCATTTCCGAGCACGCCCGCCAGCGCCTGTGCTCGGCTGGGATGGGTGCGCACGATCTGGAGGCGGTGGGCCGGGCCGTGGAAAAGCTGGCCGCGCACGGCGGCCGGGAGTCCCTTGTGATGTATAAAGATGCCGCTTTCCTCGTGAGCGTGAGGAACCGGACTCTTATCACAGTGGTTCCCGCCCACCGCATGCGGGAGCAGATCTTCACCAACATCGATAGCGCTGCCTTCGTGAGCAGCGAGGACAATTCATCCGGGGCTGGACCCGCATGGGAGGCCACCGGAGAAAGGAGGGCATGA
- the flhA gene encoding flagellar biosynthesis protein FlhA, whose amino-acid sequence MAVVKQGDLALAVGLVLVLAMLVVPMPPLLLDLLLSFNLAFSLLILLATTYLLRPLDLAVFPSLLLVLTLFRLSLTVASTRLILLAGEAGQVIGRFGEFVIGSSPAVGIVVFLILVLVQFLVITRGAERIAEVAARFTLDAMPGKQMAIDADLHAGNITEEEARERRRLIEREADFYGAMDGASKFVKGDAIAALVVMAIDVVGGLLVGVLQRGMPLGEAFNLYALLTVGQGLAIQIPALLVSTAAGMVVTRSTSGASLGEDLGAQVLGYPRALGITAAVVAIMGLVPGLPHLPFLALGAALGGLTITIRNRQRREQAEDERRRREEELEAMRRPESIFNLMRVDPLEVELGYSLIPLADARQGGDLLERVVMIRRQVALELGVVIPPVRVRDNIAQLGPNAYSIKVRGVEVQSGELYPNRLLALNPGDADAELQGIPTREPAFGLPALWISREDRDRAELAGYTVVEPSAVLATHLTEVIRANAHLLLGRQEVREMLDAIKETHAALVEELVPGQLSLGEVQKVLANLVREGVSIRDLVLIAETLADHARTSRDTEFLTEMCRQALARVITRQFGLDRGPRPVATLHPEAEKAILEGVEAAGGGLPALDARSLQGLARSLTAAMTKVASRGHTPVLLCQAAARPHVRRLVEKLAPRMTVLSYAELDEKAQIEPVATVTLSGDS is encoded by the coding sequence ATGGCGGTCGTTAAGCAAGGGGATCTGGCCCTGGCGGTAGGGCTGGTGCTCGTACTGGCCATGCTGGTGGTGCCCATGCCTCCCCTGTTGCTGGACCTGCTGCTCTCCTTTAACCTGGCCTTTTCCCTGCTGATCCTCCTGGCCACCACGTACCTGCTCCGCCCCCTGGACCTGGCCGTGTTTCCCTCTTTGCTCCTGGTGCTGACCCTTTTCCGGCTTTCCCTCACCGTGGCCTCCACCCGGCTGATCCTCCTCGCGGGGGAGGCCGGGCAGGTCATCGGTCGTTTCGGGGAATTCGTGATCGGTTCCAGCCCGGCCGTCGGTATCGTCGTATTCCTCATTCTCGTGCTCGTGCAGTTCCTGGTGATCACCCGGGGGGCGGAACGCATCGCCGAGGTGGCGGCCCGCTTTACCCTGGATGCCATGCCGGGCAAGCAGATGGCCATCGACGCTGACCTGCACGCGGGGAACATCACCGAGGAGGAGGCCCGCGAGAGGCGACGCCTCATAGAGCGCGAGGCCGACTTTTACGGGGCCATGGACGGTGCCTCCAAGTTCGTGAAGGGGGATGCCATCGCTGCCCTGGTGGTGATGGCCATCGACGTGGTGGGAGGCCTGCTGGTGGGCGTGTTGCAAAGGGGGATGCCCCTGGGCGAGGCCTTCAACCTGTATGCCCTTCTCACTGTGGGGCAGGGACTGGCCATCCAGATACCCGCCCTGCTCGTCTCCACCGCCGCCGGTATGGTGGTAACCCGCTCCACCTCGGGAGCCAGCCTCGGCGAGGACCTGGGGGCCCAGGTGCTGGGGTATCCGCGCGCCCTGGGGATAACAGCGGCGGTGGTGGCCATCATGGGCCTGGTGCCCGGGCTGCCCCACCTGCCGTTTTTGGCGCTGGGGGCGGCCCTTGGGGGCCTCACCATTACCATTCGCAATCGGCAGCGGCGGGAACAGGCTGAAGACGAACGGCGGCGGCGGGAGGAGGAACTGGAGGCCATGCGCCGCCCCGAGAGCATCTTCAACCTGATGCGGGTGGATCCCCTGGAAGTGGAACTGGGCTATTCCCTCATCCCCCTGGCGGACGCCCGACAGGGTGGGGACCTCCTCGAGCGGGTGGTGATGATAAGGCGCCAGGTGGCCCTGGAACTGGGGGTGGTCATTCCCCCCGTGCGGGTGCGCGACAACATCGCCCAGCTCGGCCCGAATGCGTACAGTATCAAGGTCCGCGGCGTGGAGGTCCAGAGCGGGGAGCTGTACCCCAACCGGCTGCTGGCCCTCAACCCGGGGGATGCCGACGCCGAACTGCAGGGGATTCCCACCCGGGAGCCGGCATTCGGCCTGCCCGCCCTGTGGATATCGCGGGAGGACCGGGACCGGGCCGAACTGGCCGGCTACACGGTGGTGGAGCCCTCGGCCGTCCTGGCCACCCACCTGACCGAGGTGATCAGGGCCAACGCCCACCTCCTGCTGGGACGTCAGGAGGTACGGGAGATGCTGGACGCCATCAAGGAGACTCACGCTGCCCTGGTGGAGGAACTCGTCCCCGGGCAGCTTTCCCTGGGAGAGGTCCAGAAGGTGCTGGCCAACCTGGTGCGGGAAGGGGTGTCCATCCGCGACCTGGTCCTCATCGCGGAAACCCTGGCCGATCACGCTCGTACCAGCCGGGACACCGAGTTCCTGACTGAGATGTGCCGGCAGGCCCTGGCCCGCGTCATCACCCGGCAGTTCGGTCTGGACCGGGGACCGCGACCGGTGGCCACCCTGCACCCGGAGGCCGAGAAGGCCATCCTGGAGGGGGTGGAGGCGGCCGGGGGAGGTTTGCCGGCGCTGGATGCCCGGTCGCTGCAGGGCCTGGCGCGGTCGCTCACAGCCGCCATGACCAAGGTTGCGAGCCGCGGCCACACTCCCGTCCTCCTCTGCCAGGCCGCCGCCCGGCCCCACGTGCGTCGTCTGGTGGAGAAGCTGGCTCCCCGCATGACCGTGCTCTCCTATGCCGAGCTGGATGAGAAGGCACAGATCGAACCGGTGGCCACGGTTACCCTTTCCGGAGACAGCTGA
- a CDS encoding flagellar hook protein FlgE — protein MLRSLFAGVSGLRNHQIRMDVIGNNISNVNTVGFKAGRATFREMFSQLLAAASAPQGGRGGTNPLQVGLGVSLASIDTVHEQGNLESTGVSTDLAIDGAGFFVVSDGSRTYYTRAGAFSWDDKYNLVTPSGLKVMGWLAQSGVLPANRTRVDLKPISLSDVQSIPARATTEIKFTRNLDATDMGTYTLSANSLNLILDDGDPATAQVTRKVTFELSPTSEFNKWRWRLAGDGVQFSFNGADWLGAADGYIWFDDAGKVDRVTDLAGNDLGNLDPSDPQPEVKVRDATDTRQVDYVNFPAPGTDNKASWAIFGTNDPSARITATYEDARRVTSITVIGAKGETYSVITTFTKVNDNTWDWVAAVKDSAGADVVLTGKPHSGTVTFDVSGRVDRVTGDLVQFGAAGYAPMTVEMDFYGLTQYATDYTALASEQNGYGPGELVSVTVDAKGVVMGSYSNALSCPLAQVALASFSNPAGLVKRGETLYEGSANSGEAQVGDPGTGGRGTIAPGSLEMSNVDLAQEFTNLIITQRGFQANSRVITTADEMLQDLVNLKR, from the coding sequence ATGTTGAGGTCGCTTTTCGCAGGCGTGTCTGGCCTGCGCAATCACCAGATCCGCATGGACGTGATCGGTAACAACATCAGCAACGTCAACACGGTGGGGTTCAAAGCGGGGAGAGCCACCTTTCGGGAGATGTTCAGCCAGTTGCTGGCGGCTGCTTCCGCTCCCCAGGGAGGGCGGGGAGGCACCAACCCGCTGCAGGTGGGTCTGGGCGTGTCCCTGGCTTCCATCGATACCGTGCATGAGCAGGGTAACCTGGAGTCCACCGGGGTGAGCACCGACCTGGCCATCGACGGGGCCGGCTTCTTCGTGGTCAGCGATGGTAGCCGCACCTACTACACCCGTGCCGGTGCCTTCTCCTGGGACGACAAGTACAACCTGGTGACGCCGTCCGGGCTCAAGGTCATGGGCTGGCTGGCTCAAAGCGGCGTGCTCCCCGCCAACCGCACCAGGGTGGACCTGAAGCCCATCTCTCTGTCCGACGTGCAGTCCATACCCGCCCGCGCCACCACCGAGATTAAGTTCACCCGCAACCTCGACGCGACCGACATGGGTACCTACACCCTTTCGGCCAATTCTCTCAACCTCATCCTGGACGACGGCGACCCCGCCACTGCGCAGGTGACGCGGAAAGTCACCTTTGAGCTATCGCCCACCAGTGAGTTCAACAAGTGGCGATGGAGATTGGCCGGTGACGGTGTCCAGTTCTCCTTCAACGGTGCTGACTGGCTGGGTGCTGCCGACGGGTACATCTGGTTTGACGACGCGGGGAAAGTGGACCGGGTGACCGATCTGGCAGGCAATGACCTGGGGAACCTGGACCCCTCCGATCCGCAGCCGGAGGTGAAGGTGCGGGACGCGACGGACACCAGGCAGGTCGACTACGTCAATTTCCCGGCGCCGGGTACGGACAACAAGGCCTCGTGGGCCATATTCGGGACAAATGACCCTTCGGCCAGGATTACGGCGACGTATGAGGATGCGCGGCGGGTGACCTCCATTACGGTGATAGGGGCCAAGGGGGAGACATACAGCGTAATCACTACGTTCACCAAGGTCAACGACAACACCTGGGATTGGGTGGCAGCCGTTAAGGACTCTGCCGGGGCCGATGTGGTTCTCACCGGCAAGCCCCACAGCGGGACGGTTACGTTCGACGTGAGCGGGCGGGTTGACCGGGTAACCGGCGATCTGGTCCAGTTCGGGGCAGCGGGGTACGCGCCCATGACCGTGGAGATGGACTTCTACGGCCTGACCCAGTATGCCACCGACTATACGGCACTTGCATCGGAGCAGAACGGGTACGGGCCGGGTGAGTTGGTGTCGGTGACGGTGGACGCCAAGGGGGTGGTGATGGGATCGTACTCCAATGCCCTATCGTGCCCCCTGGCGCAGGTGGCGCTGGCCAGCTTCTCCAACCCGGCCGGGCTGGTGAAGCGGGGAGAAACCCTGTACGAGGGGTCGGCCAACTCCGGAGAGGCCCAGGTGGGTGATCCCGGCACCGGCGGGCGGGGCACCATTGCCCCGGGGTCGCTGGAAATGTCCAACGTGGATCTGGCTCAGGAGTTTACCAATCTGATCATCACCCAGCGGGGATTCCAGGCCAACTCGCGGGTGATCACCACGGCGGACGAGATGCTGCAGGACCTGGTTAACCTCAAGCGGTAG
- the fliQ gene encoding flagellar biosynthesis protein FliQ, protein MTDGWVMALGRDALVTVLLVGAPVFALSMGVGLLVSLIQATTQLHEQTLAFVPKIVAVFIGFLLFGGWMLRVLVAFAQRAFAQLGSVP, encoded by the coding sequence ATGACGGACGGGTGGGTGATGGCGCTCGGTCGGGATGCCCTGGTCACCGTGCTGCTGGTGGGGGCTCCCGTGTTTGCCCTGAGCATGGGGGTGGGTCTCCTGGTCAGCCTGATCCAGGCTACCACCCAGCTCCACGAACAGACCCTGGCTTTCGTCCCCAAAATCGTGGCGGTATTCATAGGATTCCTCCTCTTCGGGGGATGGATGCTGCGGGTGCTGGTGGCGTTCGCCCAGCGAGCTTTTGCCCAACTGGGCAGCGTGCCCTGA
- a CDS encoding response regulator: MRSPEGNGQAVVVERARFLREKLVSLLGRAGWQVAGAAGDGLRALEVIRTSRPDLVVLDLVLPDMSGTELIRVIKAEVPSCRVVVCSALVQATWVKAAVEAGADDFVVKPVDESRFLAAVTREPRQVLSEPA; the protein is encoded by the coding sequence GTGAGGTCTCCGGAGGGAAACGGTCAGGCGGTGGTGGTGGAGCGGGCCCGCTTCCTGCGGGAGAAGCTGGTGTCTCTGCTGGGCCGGGCCGGCTGGCAGGTGGCGGGGGCAGCCGGGGACGGTCTGCGGGCCCTGGAAGTCATCCGCACCTCCCGGCCCGACCTGGTGGTGCTGGATCTGGTTCTCCCCGACATGTCGGGAACGGAGCTGATCAGGGTCATCAAGGCGGAGGTCCCCTCCTGCCGTGTGGTGGTGTGCTCAGCCCTGGTGCAGGCCACGTGGGTGAAGGCAGCCGTGGAGGCGGGGGCGGACGACTTCGTGGTGAAACCGGTGGACGAGAGCAGATTCCTGGCGGCGGTGACCAGGGAGCCCCGCCAGGTGCTGAGCGAGCCGGCGTGA
- a CDS encoding flagellar FlbD family protein → MIRVTRLNGHEMVLNADLIETVEATPDTVISLTTGRKILVREAPEEITRRVVAYRRAITGRGWRGTRRRKPSAGDGNARTGGDIWAG, encoded by the coding sequence GTGATCCGGGTAACCAGGCTGAACGGGCATGAGATGGTGCTCAACGCCGACCTCATCGAGACGGTAGAGGCGACGCCCGACACCGTCATCTCCCTCACCACCGGCCGCAAGATCCTGGTTAGGGAGGCCCCCGAGGAGATAACGAGGCGGGTGGTGGCCTACAGGCGGGCCATCACGGGGCGTGGGTGGCGCGGCACGCGACGCCGTAAGCCCTCCGCAGGCGACGGGAACGCACGCACGGGAGGAGACATATGGGCGGGGTAG
- a CDS encoding flagellar basal body-associated FliL family protein produces the protein MRKAGIRRLFLWLMVGVLALGAMGGVSYLVGSRLLASSGRQATAQAAEGVLFHAGKYLTNLRDDGGRRYISVGITLELSHSRMARELEAKKPLLEHTIISVLRDKTYGELEGEGGMLALARDLADRINAIAESGKVQRIFFTEFLIQ, from the coding sequence GTGAGGAAAGCGGGCATCAGAAGGCTGTTCTTGTGGCTGATGGTGGGGGTGCTGGCCCTGGGGGCCATGGGGGGTGTTTCCTACCTGGTGGGGAGCCGTTTGCTTGCCTCGTCCGGCAGACAGGCCACTGCTCAGGCGGCGGAGGGTGTCCTCTTTCATGCCGGCAAATACCTCACGAACCTGCGGGACGACGGGGGGCGGCGGTACATCAGCGTGGGTATCACCCTGGAACTCTCCCACTCCCGCATGGCCAGGGAACTTGAGGCCAAGAAGCCTTTGCTGGAGCATACCATCATATCCGTGCTGCGCGACAAGACTTACGGGGAACTGGAGGGTGAAGGGGGGATGCTGGCCCTCGCCCGCGACCTGGCTGACCGTATCAATGCCATCGCGGAGTCGGGGAAGGTGCAGCGCATCTTCTTCACCGAGTTTCTGATCCAGTGA
- the fliP gene encoding flagellar type III secretion system pore protein FliP (The bacterial flagellar biogenesis protein FliP forms a type III secretion system (T3SS)-type pore required for flagellar assembly.), with protein MLGLMVLVLLAGAVVGSPAVALAQLPGAPAPQDSWPLPRVTVGVEPAGGPQGLTLTVQILILLTVLSLAPAILIMLTSFTRVVVVLSFLRSALSLQQMPPNQVLVGLALFLTVFIMAPVWQDVNRDALQPYLAGEIDQSQALARAEAPLRDFMLRQTRPQDLALFLRLAGQPQPAGPGDVPLWMLVPAFATSELKTAFQMGFILFVPFLVIDMVVASTLMSMGMLMLPPMMVSLPFKLLLFVLVDGWDLLVRSLVTSFH; from the coding sequence ATGCTGGGCCTCATGGTCCTGGTACTGCTGGCGGGTGCCGTGGTGGGGTCGCCGGCTGTGGCGCTCGCGCAACTACCTGGGGCACCGGCCCCGCAGGACAGCTGGCCTTTGCCCCGCGTCACTGTGGGCGTGGAGCCGGCGGGTGGGCCGCAGGGGTTGACTCTCACAGTTCAGATCCTGATTCTGCTCACTGTGCTTTCCCTGGCTCCCGCTATCCTCATCATGCTCACTTCTTTCACCCGCGTGGTGGTGGTGCTTTCCTTCCTGCGCAGCGCCCTGTCCTTGCAGCAAATGCCCCCCAATCAGGTGCTGGTCGGACTGGCTCTCTTTCTCACCGTGTTCATAATGGCCCCGGTGTGGCAGGACGTGAACCGTGATGCCCTTCAACCCTACCTGGCCGGGGAAATCGACCAGTCTCAGGCCCTGGCCCGGGCAGAGGCACCCCTGCGTGACTTCATGCTGCGCCAGACCCGCCCCCAGGATCTGGCCCTGTTCTTGCGTCTGGCGGGACAGCCCCAGCCCGCAGGTCCGGGGGACGTGCCGCTGTGGATGCTTGTGCCTGCATTTGCTACCAGCGAACTCAAGACCGCCTTTCAGATGGGATTTATCCTCTTCGTGCCCTTTCTGGTCATCGACATGGTGGTGGCCAGTACCCTGATGTCCATGGGGATGCTGATGCTGCCTCCCATGATGGTGTCTTTGCCCTTTAAGCTGCTCCTCTTTGTACTGGTTGACGGTTGGGATCTCCTGGTGCGCTCTTTGGTGACTTCCTTCCACTGA
- the flhB gene encoding flagellar biosynthesis protein FlhB, protein MRLQLQLFAEDKPFPATPRKRQEARKRGQVFRSQEATAAAVVLAALVACRYFLPLAAQAWQDMVCALWSRPLPDLDWDNLALVVVPAGRALALGALPVMGVALLAGLAVNLGQVGFLFSTGPLSLDFGRLDPVRGLGRLFSRRSLAELLKGLLKVTIVGYVCYLTVSSRRELLVTLPLLPLPEALRTAGQVAYQMVLWAGAGFVILAAADWFYQRWEYEVSLRMSRQELKEEFRQTEGNPELRARIRRRQREISRLRMLAEVARADVVVRNPTTYAVALRYDPATMDAPVVVAKGKGHLAQRIITLARKHWVTVVENRQLAQSLYSLVEVGQAIPPQLYQAVAEVLAFVYRLTGRQIGGGDDGGR, encoded by the coding sequence ATGAGGCTGCAGTTGCAGTTGTTCGCCGAGGATAAGCCCTTCCCGGCCACCCCCCGCAAGCGGCAGGAGGCTCGCAAGCGGGGCCAGGTATTCCGCAGCCAGGAAGCCACCGCTGCCGCCGTGGTGCTGGCGGCGCTGGTGGCCTGCCGGTACTTCCTCCCCCTGGCCGCGCAGGCATGGCAGGACATGGTCTGCGCCCTGTGGAGCCGTCCCCTGCCCGACCTGGACTGGGACAACCTGGCCCTGGTGGTGGTCCCGGCCGGGAGGGCCCTGGCCCTGGGGGCCTTGCCCGTGATGGGGGTGGCCCTGCTGGCAGGATTGGCGGTGAACCTGGGGCAGGTGGGATTCCTCTTCAGCACCGGGCCTCTGTCTCTGGATTTTGGGCGTCTCGACCCGGTGCGGGGACTCGGGCGCCTCTTTTCGCGACGCAGTCTGGCGGAGTTACTGAAGGGGCTGCTGAAGGTGACCATCGTGGGGTACGTGTGCTACCTCACGGTTTCCTCCCGCCGGGAACTCCTGGTCACCCTTCCCCTGCTCCCCCTGCCGGAAGCCCTGCGCACGGCGGGCCAGGTGGCGTACCAGATGGTGCTCTGGGCGGGGGCGGGATTCGTGATCCTGGCGGCGGCAGATTGGTTTTACCAGCGCTGGGAATACGAGGTCAGCCTGCGCATGTCGCGTCAGGAACTTAAGGAAGAGTTCCGGCAGACGGAAGGAAACCCCGAGTTGCGCGCGCGCATCCGCCGCCGGCAGCGGGAAATCAGCCGGCTGCGCATGCTGGCCGAGGTGGCCCGGGCGGACGTGGTGGTGCGCAACCCCACCACCTACGCTGTGGCCCTGCGGTATGACCCCGCCACCATGGACGCCCCTGTGGTGGTGGCCAAGGGCAAGGGGCACCTGGCCCAGCGCATCATCACCCTGGCGCGCAAGCACTGGGTGACGGTGGTGGAAAACCGGCAACTGGCCCAATCCCTCTACAGCCTGGTGGAGGTGGGCCAGGCCATCCCTCCTCAGCTTTACCAGGCGGTGGCCGAGGTACTGGCCTTCGTGTATCGGCTCACCGGGCGGCAGATCGGGGGTGGCGATGATGGCGGTCGTTAA
- the fliR gene encoding flagellar biosynthetic protein FliR, whose protein sequence is MAGLLGALVSGMPVFILVLMRLTGLFLAAPFWSSRMFPVTVKGSLCLFLALTVLPTVDASRAPVAALPLALAAVRELAWGALAGFTASLCFAAVQLAGYYLDFELGMGIANVVDPTFGAPVPVAGTFLYLLSLVVFLGADGHHLLLSALVRSLQVVPPGTPVLSEAAGEALVAQAGAMFVLGLELAAPLVLPMFLANLALGLVSRTVPQMNVFVVGLPLKTWLGVLFLTLALPAYVAVFGGWQEKVGEALLQVMIPAAGGGGP, encoded by the coding sequence GTGGCCGGGTTGCTGGGGGCACTCGTGAGCGGGATGCCGGTGTTCATACTGGTGCTGATGCGCCTGACCGGGCTGTTTCTGGCCGCCCCCTTCTGGTCGAGCCGCATGTTCCCCGTCACCGTGAAGGGCTCCTTGTGCCTGTTTCTGGCCCTCACCGTGCTCCCCACCGTGGACGCTTCCCGCGCCCCCGTTGCCGCCCTGCCTCTGGCTCTGGCCGCGGTGCGGGAGCTGGCCTGGGGGGCCCTGGCAGGATTCACCGCCTCTCTGTGCTTCGCCGCCGTACAACTGGCCGGGTACTACCTGGACTTCGAGTTGGGGATGGGGATCGCCAACGTGGTGGATCCCACGTTCGGAGCGCCAGTTCCGGTGGCGGGTACTTTCCTGTACCTGCTTTCCCTGGTGGTTTTCCTGGGTGCAGACGGGCACCACCTGCTGCTCTCGGCCCTGGTGCGGAGCCTGCAGGTGGTTCCCCCGGGTACGCCCGTACTTTCCGAAGCCGCCGGGGAGGCTTTGGTGGCCCAGGCGGGAGCCATGTTCGTCCTCGGCCTCGAGCTGGCTGCCCCTCTGGTCCTTCCCATGTTCCTGGCCAACCTGGCCTTGGGGCTGGTGTCCCGCACGGTGCCCCAGATGAACGTATTCGTGGTGGGCCTGCCCCTCAAGACCTGGCTGGGCGTCCTGTTCCTGACCCTGGCTCTGCCCGCCTATGTGGCGGTCTTCGGAGGATGGCAGGAGAAGGTGGGGGAAGCGCTGCTGCAGGTGATGATCCCGGCCGCGGGGGGCGGAGGGCCATGA
- a CDS encoding PilZ domain-containing protein gives MEDSLREGQRAILRVGGGTRMYVVRIEEVREDALVLSAPVRLGHVVPVKPGTEVEVQYHQDDTMYGFHTRVEDFRPGHLPLITVARPTQIRTVQRREHVRWPVSLKVVIAVADGEREVAGRAVDLSGGGLAADLPGEWQEGQEVRVRLCLSAQEIVEAGGRVVRVVRPPAPAAPTRYGWRNTVLRPARVAFEFTCITPGAREAIIRYIFSRQRQFLRSGHVGRDWGAG, from the coding sequence GTGGAGGACTCGTTGCGGGAGGGGCAGCGCGCCATCCTCAGGGTGGGGGGTGGCACCCGCATGTACGTGGTGAGGATCGAAGAGGTGCGTGAAGACGCCCTGGTTCTTTCCGCACCCGTGCGCCTCGGGCATGTGGTTCCCGTCAAACCCGGCACCGAGGTGGAGGTGCAGTACCACCAGGACGATACCATGTACGGCTTCCATACCAGGGTGGAAGACTTCCGCCCCGGTCACCTTCCCCTTATCACCGTCGCGCGGCCCACCCAGATCCGCACGGTCCAGCGGCGGGAGCACGTGCGCTGGCCGGTTTCTCTTAAGGTGGTGATCGCGGTGGCAGATGGAGAGCGGGAGGTTGCCGGGCGCGCAGTGGACCTCAGCGGGGGCGGGTTGGCGGCGGATTTGCCAGGGGAATGGCAGGAAGGGCAGGAAGTGCGGGTGCGCTTGTGCCTTTCTGCCCAGGAGATCGTCGAGGCAGGTGGCCGGGTGGTAAGGGTGGTGCGCCCGCCGGCACCTGCTGCTCCCACACGGTACGGGTGGCGGAATACGGTGCTGCGTCCCGCGCGGGTTGCCTTCGAGTTCACGTGTATAACCCCGGGCGCCCGCGAGGCGATCATCAGGTACATATTCTCTCGCCAGCGGCAGTTCCTGCGCTCAGGACACGTGGGGCGAGACTGGGGGGCGGGATGA
- the fliM gene encoding flagellar motor switch protein FliM, with translation MEVLSQKEVDELLRALASGELGGKPARREGPVIRPSVRVYDFRRPDKFSKDHLRTLQMVHENFARVWTTVLSAQLRTMARVTLDAVEQLTYDEFLASVRNPAVLCLVSMEPLPGRQMVDIHPALAFPLIDRLLGGLGTAEVGERALTDIEVTVMERVVSGMLSALVEAWQGLVALRARLDSIEANPLFAQVIPPNEVTAVITLTATLGEAGGSLRLCLPYSSLKPVLGQLTAHRWAGGGEVPRVEGNGANLRDVRVEMSVRLGKATLTIGQLLGLERGDVIKLGQPVGEPLTVYLGPRAAFRVRPGRVGNRVAVQVVKVLAARGEDDDE, from the coding sequence GTGGAAGTCCTTTCCCAAAAAGAGGTAGACGAACTGTTGCGGGCCCTGGCCTCCGGGGAACTGGGGGGCAAGCCTGCCCGGCGGGAAGGGCCGGTCATCCGGCCTAGCGTGCGGGTGTACGATTTCCGGCGTCCGGACAAGTTTTCAAAGGATCACTTGCGCACTCTCCAGATGGTGCACGAGAACTTCGCCCGCGTCTGGACAACCGTGCTTTCCGCCCAGCTGCGCACCATGGCCAGGGTCACCCTGGACGCCGTTGAGCAACTCACATACGACGAGTTCCTGGCTTCGGTGCGCAACCCGGCGGTGTTGTGCCTGGTGAGCATGGAGCCCCTCCCGGGGCGCCAGATGGTGGATATCCACCCCGCTCTGGCGTTTCCCCTCATCGACCGCCTGCTGGGAGGGTTGGGGACGGCCGAGGTGGGCGAACGTGCCCTCACCGACATCGAGGTGACGGTGATGGAGAGGGTGGTGAGCGGGATGCTCTCTGCCCTGGTGGAGGCGTGGCAGGGCCTGGTGGCGTTGCGGGCACGCCTGGATTCCATTGAGGCCAATCCCCTTTTTGCCCAGGTAATCCCTCCCAATGAGGTGACCGCAGTGATCACGTTGACGGCGACGCTGGGGGAAGCGGGGGGCTCGCTGCGGCTGTGCCTCCCTTACTCCTCCCTGAAGCCGGTGCTGGGACAGCTCACCGCTCATCGCTGGGCAGGTGGGGGGGAAGTGCCCCGGGTGGAGGGAAACGGGGCCAACCTCCGCGATGTTAGGGTAGAAATGTCGGTGCGACTGGGAAAGGCTACCCTCACCATAGGCCAGTTGCTTGGCCTTGAGCGGGGGGACGTGATCAAGCTCGGACAACCCGTGGGTGAGCCACTGACGGTGTACCTCGGTCCCCGCGCCGCCTTCCGGGTGCGACCGGGCCGGGTGGGGAATCGGGTGGCAGTGCAGGTGGTGAAGGTGCTGGCGGCAAGGGGGGAGGACGACGATGAGTGA